A genomic region of Syntrophorhabdus sp. contains the following coding sequences:
- a CDS encoding adenylate/guanylate cyclase domain-containing protein, which produces MPKKKRRVRNIVLLASVSFVISLALFLFDVLATYENRSFDLFSRYLNPERASDRIVIIEIDQQSIDALSAESINWPWPRQVYAPIIEFASLADGFLVDILFTEPSSYGQEDDMVLGDAIAKAANVYLPFFLSVNEKAMAPDDIAYLKRFAVTGGPPPGPRYRSVVAPVDAIRRGVKGSGNVAISPDGDGVYRRVPLAFTLAEMTLPSLTFSWFTGRGGANMDPSGIILREKTLPLTEGKLLLRFPRGKRPFTVVPAIDVLSAYRGTVPPQGANLSRDFFKGKVVFLGMTAPGLLDLKSTPTMTVSTGVHINATLFENLDRGTFMRPVPTLIVALLMLLVCVFIAAFVLTFHTIAKNLSVFAAGLVLILAVAAVLFSARYYVPTTYLVVALLMSFILSAIFSYALEGRERQFIKRTFSQYMDKTIVEHVLQNPDIVRPGGKKARVTVLFADIAGFTTISERNTPEDTALMLHRVLNELTEVVIEEKGVVDKYIGDCIMAFWGSPLETPKDEINACRCSLKFIEAIGGINGVFEQEGIPPVAIRVGLHTGDTIAGNMGSVRLFDFTVVGDTVNLASRLESVNKVFGTNIIASEHTLAKTFDLFLSRSLGPIEVKGKSEPVVIHEVLCEAVDAPAALRRKVDLYDGAFRIYRQQRFTEAVELFDALLEEFPHDGPGEFYRKRAGSLARNFSLTKDWDIIKMTEK; this is translated from the coding sequence GTGCCGAAGAAGAAACGTCGCGTACGCAATATTGTCCTTCTCGCGTCAGTGTCCTTCGTTATCTCTCTCGCGCTTTTTCTCTTTGATGTCCTTGCCACCTACGAGAACAGGTCGTTCGATCTCTTCTCCCGTTATCTGAACCCCGAACGGGCGTCGGACCGCATCGTCATCATTGAGATCGATCAACAATCGATTGACGCGCTGAGCGCCGAGAGCATCAACTGGCCATGGCCCCGGCAGGTCTACGCGCCCATCATCGAATTCGCCTCCCTGGCCGACGGCTTCCTCGTGGATATCCTCTTCACCGAGCCCTCCTCCTACGGCCAGGAGGATGACATGGTGCTCGGCGACGCGATCGCGAAGGCGGCCAATGTCTACCTGCCTTTCTTCCTGTCGGTGAACGAGAAGGCGATGGCCCCGGACGACATCGCGTACCTCAAGCGCTTTGCCGTTACCGGAGGTCCGCCGCCGGGACCCCGATACCGTTCCGTCGTAGCGCCCGTCGACGCGATACGCCGTGGTGTGAAGGGTTCGGGGAACGTCGCCATCAGTCCCGACGGCGACGGGGTCTACCGCAGGGTACCCCTGGCGTTCACCCTCGCGGAGATGACGCTCCCCAGCCTCACCTTCTCCTGGTTCACGGGTCGGGGAGGCGCGAACATGGACCCCAGCGGAATCATTTTGCGAGAAAAAACCCTGCCCCTGACGGAGGGAAAGCTCCTCCTTCGTTTCCCCCGCGGGAAAAGGCCCTTTACGGTCGTCCCCGCCATCGATGTCCTGAGCGCGTACCGCGGCACGGTTCCACCGCAGGGCGCGAACCTTTCCCGGGACTTCTTCAAAGGGAAGGTCGTATTCCTGGGAATGACGGCGCCGGGCCTTCTGGACCTGAAATCGACGCCGACGATGACGGTTTCCACGGGTGTCCACATCAACGCGACACTCTTCGAGAACCTCGACCGGGGAACTTTCATGCGCCCCGTCCCGACGCTTATCGTCGCTCTCCTCATGCTTCTTGTCTGCGTCTTCATCGCGGCCTTCGTGCTCACTTTTCACACCATAGCGAAGAACCTTTCCGTCTTCGCTGCGGGCCTCGTCCTCATCCTCGCCGTGGCGGCGGTCCTTTTCTCCGCCCGGTACTACGTCCCGACGACCTATCTCGTGGTGGCCCTCCTCATGAGCTTCATCCTTTCCGCCATCTTCAGCTACGCCCTGGAGGGACGGGAAAGACAGTTCATCAAGAGGACCTTTTCGCAGTACATGGACAAGACCATCGTTGAACATGTCCTCCAAAACCCGGACATCGTCAGGCCCGGCGGCAAGAAGGCGAGGGTCACCGTGCTCTTCGCCGACATTGCCGGGTTCACCACCATTTCGGAGAGAAATACGCCGGAAGACACGGCGCTCATGCTCCACCGGGTCCTCAACGAACTCACCGAGGTCGTCATCGAAGAAAAGGGGGTGGTGGACAAATATATCGGGGATTGTATCATGGCATTCTGGGGCTCGCCTCTCGAAACTCCGAAGGACGAGATCAACGCCTGCCGGTGCTCGCTCAAGTTCATCGAGGCCATCGGCGGGATAAACGGGGTCTTTGAGCAGGAGGGCATCCCTCCCGTCGCCATACGGGTGGGTCTTCACACGGGGGACACCATCGCGGGGAACATGGGAAGCGTGCGGCTCTTCGACTTCACCGTTGTCGGTGACACCGTGAACCTGGCGTCACGTCTCGAATCGGTGAACAAGGTCTTCGGTACGAACATCATTGCCAGCGAACACACTCTCGCGAAAACCTTTGATCTATTTTTGTCGCGCAGCCTGGGGCCCATCGAGGTGAAGGGGAAATCGGAGCCCGTCGTCATCCACGAGGTGCTCTGCGAGGCAGTCGACGCGCCTGCCGCACTGAGAAGAAAGGTCGATCTCTACGACGGGGCCTTCCGGATCTACCGGCAGCAGAGGTTCACCGAGGCGGTGGAGCTCTTCGATGCCCTTCTCGAGGAATTCCCCCATGACGGGCCGGGCGAGTTCTACAGGAAACGGGCCGGATCCCTGGCACGGAATTTTTCTTTGACAAAAGATTGGGATATTATTAAAATGACCGAAAAATGA